The following is a genomic window from Homalodisca vitripennis isolate AUS2020 unplaced genomic scaffold, UT_GWSS_2.1 ScUCBcl_10920;HRSCAF=19989, whole genome shotgun sequence.
gtccagttgacttttttaactatatttcccttagttttgaccAGCAAAAACGAGCGATTAAgatgaaaatattggacattttcccGCCTAAGAAATCTTTACATTccggggcttgatagcggctaagaACGGATTGGTCTGTAACTCAAAaccaaagatttttaaaacgggatttaggaaataacgacccacgtgatctacagaaaaggttcagtgacttcggagtttgagctgagcgttagctaagcgtcaataggtAGACTTGAGGGACAGaggaattatttattatgttgtcacagacacaataccccaCTAACACAAAGGCCCAAGtggtgtcattaacccccggtaatattataccccccccccccggggatttcctggtatgttACCTGATAACCtccctgtacattcaaccccctgatgtgttagaCTCCCCctgggtaacattaaacccccccagggaatgtacctgccatgacctcatgtccgaatgtTTAATTACCCAGTCAACCAcgcaaatctcttaaccccccccctgggaagatcctggtatgaccaataaccccctggagacttaatCCCCCGGTAACGACTTaacctccccctgggaatttgttcatcaTGACCAGACAatatatcctgacgaaattaaaccccctcttgtcctTAACCTCCCttaaacattaatcacccacccagggaatttctccgCCTTGACCTATAAGATAgtcctcctggtgatattaaaccccctgtttcggacttaaaatactgcctttgaggtcggttttttattatgttttatactaaacaattcaaggaTAGCTGACCCGTGGCAAGACTTTTTCCTCCCGAGCTcattttctggctaaaccataggtcgtataGATCAGATCTGAGGCACAAccgaaaagacaaaattaaatttccaacaagaaaggtccatgtCACTTTTTGTccgtatctctaaacggtttaaCAACCGCAAAactgccctcaaagtcaaaaggtTTTTACGAATCCCGGAAAAAAAtcctatgaaaaaggtcaatttttttaaatcccttgtcatttacttaatgtccggactttaACCAGTCAACCGAATTCCGCTTATATCCTTCcgccgaatttgcaagcgtttactttgggggcctgggggcgtagcccccagcgagccgaaggcgagtttagTAGTATACAAAGACATATGTAATGACATAATGTACACAACttacttttagtttaaaatgcaAGTTTAAATTCCTCGaacaagtatttttaatacaaaccgACTTTAAACCGACAAATATAGAACTCGAGGTGGTTCAAACACCACCtgatgtaaagtaaaattaacgCATAGAATTAAACTGAGCAAACTAAAGAAGTATGGGAGCTTCTAAAAAGGTAAACATGATCCAATTAAACTGGGTTGGGAAATAACTCAAGTTCCTGTGATAGGATAAGGAGAGATTGGTAATATATATCTAACTTTAACTTTCTGAGcatgattttaatacaatacattatgGGTAAGGCTAAGAAAACTATAACTCCTCTCAGTAATCAACAAAAAGTGTACTTGGCACTGTTTTTCTCGGGCCATAATTGTCCATACATATTCTtcacacatttttaatgtttgacaAATCATTCAGGGATATtccattaaagatttattttttaaacaacctCTAGTTTATTAGATATCGATATGTTAATATTTCGCATTTCAGCTCGTTTGTGCTTTTAATGAtaagatgaaatattaataacacatgATACCTTAATCAATATCCTGCAAATTTATTTCCCTAAGCAATGTTTGaagaatgtattaataaaatattgtacttaattttatatatcaaaaaaaaaaaaactaatgtattatctgttttcattaaataataatctttaattgtTGAATTTGATTATCCTGGTGTGGTCCATAAACTTATGACTGTAATTATCTAAATATTCTGCtgctttaaaaacaaaagaaattattttattggaacTTGAcctctataaaattataaagttaaacaaTCCTTGTGAAAGCGTTTATATAGGGATGTGACTTTAACAATTTTTCCCGATTACAATTTTGTGCGCGTTtattggggggagggggggggggggggggggggggtggggggggggggggggggggggggggggggggggggggggggggggggggttgggggctAAATTCTAGAGATGTTATCCCTCTTGGGAGTATTAAGGTAATCCTACAAAACATACCTAAAGTGACAGTAACATATCCTGTAGAAAAATggcataaataaaaagtaataataaggAAGGCATGGGGTAAAATGTTGAATATAAGCGAATCTCCAAACGAAAAGTTAATGATCAAACGCGAAATGTGAAAAACAACTGTTGAGAAGACAATCtctctaaattttatattaaatgactGGGCCCAAGATGGCGATCAAGAATTTTCAGAAATATCAGGGAAACACAAAAAACAGAAGGGGGCACCATATAATAACGACCTATACACACAATTTTAAGTGTAACGAAAGGTTCACCTTGTATTACGAACTGGGAATGAAAGAAGGTGTATAATGAAGAGTAGTAAACGGTTTGGACTAATAAACAATAGCTGGAGACTATTGTGTGGAACTAGAAGGTATTCTCTAAATTGCGAGATAAAAACCTAGTGTTTGAAGAAAGTATTACAGGATTAATTGAAAATTCCCTTTATTAAAGAAATTGGAATGTTAGCATTTCAAAGTAAATCTTACTCATAGTGTTTAATCTGTAATTAAATTCTAAGAATACAAACTCATAATAACTtaccaatattatatatatactggcattattataataattaagtaatataaaagattatatatttttgccATACTCGGAGCCCTAATTCCAAGGAAAACAACTCATGCGAACTCACGTAATTTTTCAAAGGACTTTCccttaattattaaaagaaaagaaattcaaATAGGTGTAAAGTGTGGTCTTGGTTAGAAAGAAAAAAGGAAAGGTAAATTATTTCCGCAAGCTAACTATCCGGATTAAAAATCAAATTCTGGGTTCTTGCCTAAGGCTCTTCCATAACATTGAACTAACTGAATCgcttaaaacaaatgttaaaaagcCTGTCCAACAGTATTTCACGTAGCCCTTCGGTAGCCCTGGCTTTCCACGGCCCGTTGTCTCAAAAGCTTAGCGAATCCAAACACAATGTGTCTAACAGGACTCGTTGTGGATAATTGGTCTTTGGGACACTGTCGGGTCTGCTCGTGATAATCGCAGTGGTATAAAAGATAGATTTCCGGGTCAACCAATGAATTTTGGCCTTGCTACATGGTCACTTGATAGAACGGGTATTGCCCGGGTTAAATCCGTTTCGGTAAATATGAGATTACGGGATGGGTACGGCGTGCAGACTGTGCTGTCTGTTATGAATGCatataaaattgagaaataatacttttatgattACGCCTTTATTCCAAGAACAGAGACGTACACTAACAACCACAAAGGCGCGAACTCGCGTGCTTTACTCGCACAACACAGACGAGGTATGACTAGGAGACGCAGTACTGCCAGATAGAGAGACGTACTATTCCTTATATATTTACTGGAAAATAATCAAGTGTAATATAAGAGCGATATTTAATACAGTAggattatacaaaaaataatttgcatACACACATCGTCGGAGACAGATAACATTCGGACTTAAATACAACTAGCGCGTTCTAAGGGAAAGAGAAATGGACTATGAGAAAAAAACGGAGGACACACCTGTCAACAACATCACTGTTTCTCAAGAAGCGTTCATTCGTTGTCACATGTAGAGTACAATAATTGTGTGCGATTGCGCTAGAGCTTTACTGAAGACAAGAGGATGCATTATGCAGCTTATTACCCAAGTGTAACTCCTCTTGCGTTAGTTTGTGCAATCCCTGTGAGGAAACCTCAAGAGTCATCTAAAGTTTGAAAAACATCAATCACTGGCGAATTCTGATTCCCTTATCAATTCCATCTGATAAAtccttactattttaaaattaaacattaagtaGATAAATACTAATTAGAAGTGCAcgattattgaattatatattatccTGCAGCGCTTCCCGCTTTTTCATTTCAGTCTCTGCAATTTCTTCTTTGATTCCTTTGTTTGTTATTGCTAGCTCTAAACTTTTTTGAAAGATCGGCATCCTCTTTACCTTCTGTCTTCCGTTTGGACGTGATTCATTATTTTTTTGGCGTTATTAACTCATTCTCATCACATTTCAATACCACTGAAATGTTCTTCCTCCTATTCTTTCCATTATGGTTTCTTTACCTTTTATTCAACTTTCTATGTACTCATTTCTAGCTGTTTGTTAGATTAGACTTGGTATGATCGACTAAAAGTACTCAACCATTTAGATGTTTCaccttaactttttttaaatttgttttatcagtcgatcaataattttgtaataggCTCTATCATTCgttaaaaatttaaggtttttgaaaatgtatttttggtacgtcaaattttaatagttttaaaatttatatgtctATTATGCAGAGCAATCCTCTAAAtcggtttattattttaagttttttaatgtgttacaaTTTGATTGTAAAAAAGCAGAGCAGTCATCTgccaaaacatattaattttagttttgtggaGCGCTACTTCactaattcgattgtttattggCAAAGTAATCGTGGACCACAACGTACTAATTTAGTTTTGTGGAGCGCTACTCCATAAACCCGATTGTTTATTAAGCAGAGGTAATCATTAgacacagaaaaattaattttagttactgGGAGCGCTACTCCACCAAGTTGCttgtttataaacacattaatcaAGGCCACAGCATATCAGTTTTAGTTTTTTGGAGTTCTACTACATCAACTAAATAGATTATTAAGCAGTGTAATCCTCAATAAACCACtgcaaattaaatttagttttgtggaGCGTTACTCCACCAAATCGATTGTTTTTAGAAAGAGTAaggccccccatccacttacagttcgaaCTGCAGTTCTTGACTGCAAGTCAGAACTGTGAACGGTGGACTGTGGactgttgaaaaatgtttcaCGGTCAGTACGGACCTGCAGTCGCGGACCGCAGTCCGTTCGGTGGCGTGGTTGTCGTGGTCAGTCTTTCCGGTGTTTTGCCGTAGGTGTgtactttgtagttattattcgttatattattttattatatttttagttatattattcgtTTTGTGGCTGTAGGAAAAGTGCATTCCTAAGTTCTTATCGTATGTGAAGTTAAAGTGCAATGTCTACGTTTGAAGATTTGGCAGCATACGCTTGTAATAGCGGTAGCTATTAAAAAACGCAAGAAACGAAGGCATCAAATGTGGAAAAAAGAATGGCTTCAGAGGAAGAGATTTAACCACGTTTCACCTTCTTAGGGAGCTTGAAGCATATCCTAGAGACTGGAAAAACTACTTAAGAATGGACGAGAAAACGTACTTTGATTTATTACGTATAGTAACACCATTGATTaccaaacaagatacaaaaatgaGGGAAGCCATTACACCACATGAAAAACTGACTGCGACATTGCGGTATCTAAGCACTGGCAGAACAATggaagatttaaagttttcaacgAGAATTTCCCCCCAAACATTAGGAAGAATAATTCCAGAGACCTGCTCAGCTATTGTCAAGGCCTTGAATGACTATTGCAAGGTTAGTAGCCTAATGTGTGTTtcaagtagttttgaaaaatccaaaatatgaaaccagataaaagttagaaaaagaaataaagtaggtcTTTGTTGTTTTCGAATGCCAACATActgttaagaaattacaatatttttaatctgcttatggatttgttaaggtacatagcctacacattgtattatgtcactactttttgctaattttaaattacaactccaGTATCTCTAACGATTACGAGTTCATTTCTGTGTGCACAcaacatttaaccatttttataaagtagtaaaaggtaatgaaactccatacaaaattattgtaaacattatattatccatacttgtatttgttgcgttgtacaaacaacacatttactttttataactaaggaagaaaaagtaaaaaatcaatttaattaatgtaagtataaagataaaaagtaatacgTACCTATGGTGTATGTTTAACCACAAatgagtaaagtaataattataaaaactatgacaCTGTCAAACATAACATTGCAATCTAGTATTACAAACAACATGGCAGCTCACAACAGTACcgcatatgaataaagattaaagtgtaattttaat
Proteins encoded in this region:
- the LOC124374885 gene encoding uncharacterized protein LOC124374885; the protein is MDEKTYFDLLRIVTPLITKQDTKMREAITPHEKLTATLRYLSTGRTMEDLKFSTRISPQTLGRIIPETCSAIVKALNDYCKVPNTAEEWKQIAQEYGKKNGISPTA